ATTCCTTGGAGTAGTCCGTGCTCAGCCACTTCTCCGGTCGCAGGCTGACCAGCAGCGAGGATTCGGAGAGGTTCTGCTCGGCGAAGGCCTTGCCCTCGTCGGGGCCGAGGTAGCGCACGGCGATGGCCAGCACGTCGTCCACGGTGGCGCGCTCGATGCTGGTCACCGTGCCCTCCACGGTGACGTACCGGTACGGCGGCTGCTCCACCTGCGCGGTCAGCGAGAACCGCCCCGCGGCCCGGATCAGGCGCTC
This genomic stretch from Nocardia brasiliensis ATCC 700358 harbors:
- a CDS encoding pyridoxamine 5'-phosphate oxidase family protein translates to MAKMTSDEREKFLAELHVGVIAIERADRAPLAVPIWYGYEPGGEVKIWTDNGSVKERLIRAAGRFSLTAQVEQPPYRYVTVEGTVTSIERATVDDVLAIAVRYLGPDEGKAFAEQNLSESSLLVSLRPEKWLSTDYSKE